One genomic window of Spiroplasma endosymbiont of Diplazon laetatorius includes the following:
- a CDS encoding ROK family protein has product MKLILAIEVGVSSSKVGLVNQYGDLQAKFSVDHDLNNLIPNLHDKIMDGLEAIGINYEEEIEKIGLAMGGYIDHMLGIVRYSANLDLKNYNIKEVAEELFKKPIFVINDANASALGEFWTGVAKQYDSIIFYYIDQGIGGAVITEGKLAPGSRGFAGEFGHGGGIFQTKYECSCGLVGCIEPMSSTNGIENHFKETFKNKKNHPALDFFNNPETITFKEIVEVYEEKGYPYEIGDLLEEALEPIVMHMASMINALDPEAIILAGGLTHLGDKLIEIIHTNIKKYIIDMFAEELTIEIAELGNDSTMIGSAYYALNDWKIF; this is encoded by the coding sequence ATGAAATTAATTTTAGCTATTGAAGTAGGTGTATCATCATCAAAGGTTGGTTTAGTAAACCAATATGGGGATTTACAAGCTAAGTTTTCAGTTGATCACGACCTAAACAACCTTATTCCTAATTTACATGACAAAATAATGGATGGTTTAGAAGCTATTGGAATTAACTACGAAGAAGAAATTGAAAAAATTGGATTAGCAATGGGTGGATATATCGACCATATGTTAGGTATAGTTAGATATTCTGCTAACTTAGATTTAAAAAACTACAACATTAAAGAAGTTGCAGAAGAATTATTCAAAAAACCTATTTTTGTAATAAACGATGCTAACGCAAGTGCTTTAGGAGAATTTTGAACTGGTGTTGCAAAACAATATGATTCAATTATCTTTTACTACATTGATCAAGGAATTGGTGGGGCAGTAATTACTGAAGGTAAATTAGCTCCAGGTTCAAGAGGTTTTGCAGGAGAATTTGGTCATGGAGGAGGAATCTTCCAAACTAAATATGAATGTTCTTGTGGATTAGTTGGATGTATTGAACCAATGTCATCAACTAATGGTATTGAAAACCACTTTAAAGAAACATTCAAAAACAAAAAAAATCATCCAGCATTAGACTTTTTTAATAACCCAGAAACAATTACTTTTAAAGAAATTGTTGAAGTTTATGAAGAAAAAGGATATCCATATGAAATTGGTGATTTATTAGAAGAAGCTTTAGAACCAATTGTTATGCATATGGCATCAATGATTAACGCTTTAGATCCAGAAGCTATAATTTTAGCTGGTGGATTAACACATCTTGGAGATAAATTAATTGAAATTATTCATACAAACATTAAAAAATACATTATTGATATGTTTGCAGAAGAATTAACTATTGAAATTGCTGAATTAGGAAATGATTCAACAATGATCGGTAGTGCATATTACGCATTAAATGATTGAAAAATATTCTAA
- a CDS encoding DUF896 domain-containing protein yields the protein MEELLKRINELAAIAKQRELTAEELEERAKLREEYIKLFRAGFEQQLENTIFVDENGNEINRNTKK from the coding sequence ATGGAAGAATTACTTAAAAGAATTAACGAACTTGCAGCAATTGCAAAGCAAAGAGAATTAACTGCAGAAGAACTTGAAGAAAGAGCTAAATTAAGAGAAGAATACATTAAATTATTTAGAGCAGGATTTGAGCAACAATTAGAAAACACTATTTTTGTTGATGAAAATGGAAATGAAATAAACAGAAACACTAAAAAGTAG
- a CDS encoding lipoprotein, whose amino-acid sequence MKKLLGMLGAVALVATTSSAVTSCGIGNYGIEKNVSIDEYNLKQDVTFIINSELVDGDSIKVTVDKDSDLNPKIDTKVDGKNLIVTIGFEKSNLPLVKKSTKIYVSVLRGETNFEETVGTIKLTVSPILKQLSSVLKTSDLKYIDDNSESTIIKLIDEQNPLAKGNYKLSEITQVSAKATGIGDFKGTVNISFEIICDIELDKYSIKLDRATNPSEEVTILNYDELKNVSVSNVGSVAVTFEKKDNKIIIRANSNGTSVIEVRADNAKEIKKINISVKYN is encoded by the coding sequence ATGAAAAAATTACTAGGAATGTTAGGTGCAGTTGCTTTAGTTGCAACAACAAGCTCTGCAGTTACATCTTGTGGAATAGGAAATTATGGTATAGAAAAAAATGTTTCTATTGATGAATATAACTTAAAACAAGATGTTACATTTATTATTAATTCAGAATTGGTTGACGGTGATTCAATAAAAGTTACTGTTGATAAGGATTCTGATCTTAACCCAAAAATAGACACTAAAGTTGATGGTAAAAATCTAATTGTAACTATTGGATTTGAAAAATCTAATTTACCTTTAGTTAAAAAAAGCACAAAAATATATGTAAGTGTTTTAAGAGGTGAAACTAATTTTGAAGAGACTGTAGGTACAATAAAACTTACAGTTTCTCCAATATTAAAACAACTCTCAAGTGTCTTAAAAACATCTGACTTAAAATATATTGATGATAATTCAGAATCAACAATTATAAAATTAATAGATGAACAAAATCCTTTAGCAAAAGGTAATTATAAGTTAAGTGAAATAACACAAGTTTCAGCAAAAGCTACTGGAATAGGAGATTTCAAAGGAACAGTTAATATAAGCTTTGAAATAATATGTGACATTGAATTAGATAAATATTCAATCAAATTAGACAGAGCAACTAATCCATCTGAAGAAGTAACTATTTTAAATTATGATGAATTAAAAAATGTTTCTGTAAGTAATGTAGGTAGTGTTGCTGTGACATTTGAGAAAAAAGATAACAAAATAATAATCAGAGCAAATTCTAATGGAACTTCAGTGATCGAAGTTAGAGCAGATAATGCCAAGGAAATAAAGAAAATAAATATTTCTGTAAAATATAACTAA
- the tkt gene encoding transketolase, whose product MNRNNKNLNALRILGIEAINKANSGHPGIVLGASPIVYTLFTKLMNLNPKNPTWFNRDRFVLSAGHGSALLYSALHLSGFDLPMEEMKKFRQLNSLTPGHPEFGHTQGVEATTGPLGQGFAMGVGMALAESHLAGQYNTENYEVVNHFTYVLCGDGDLQEGVCQESISFAGRYKLNKLIVLHDSNDIQLDAPVEVAQAEDIQAKFKAAGWNTLKVENGEDLNEIEKAILFAQNSDKPTYIEVKTVIGIGATNQGTTKVHGAPLGGDISTVKEYFNWNEEEFTIPSDVYNFWNVNVANRGFATNDQWDRMFELYKKENPQLAEQLLKSINKEWNIDLKDLETLNKGTEQATRVSSGEVFNLLSKNIPAIIGGSADLCESTKIKGADGNYDFDNTSGRNIMYGVREFAMSAINNGIALHGGLLPVGSGFFVFADYLKPALRMSSIMNIQTLSVFTHDSVAVGEDGPTHQPIEQLAMLRSIPNMSVFRPCDMAETIASYYNALNDKNNPSVIIATRQNLKELNHSKDIVEEVKKGAYILSETKDANITLIATGSEVSLALDVKEELENKGQKVNVVSMPNMNKFLKQSKEYQDSIINRKTLRFSIELGSTYGWHRFLGDDGKAYGLDTFGYSAPADHVIKEIKFTSDEISKDILSTLK is encoded by the coding sequence ATGAACAGAAACAATAAAAATTTAAATGCTTTAAGAATTTTAGGTATTGAAGCAATTAATAAGGCTAATTCAGGTCACCCTGGAATAGTTTTAGGAGCAAGTCCAATAGTTTATACTCTTTTTACTAAATTAATGAACTTAAACCCAAAAAATCCAACTTGATTCAATAGAGATAGATTTGTATTAAGTGCAGGTCACGGAAGTGCGTTATTATATAGTGCATTACACTTATCTGGTTTTGATCTACCAATGGAAGAAATGAAAAAATTTAGACAATTAAACTCATTAACTCCAGGACACCCAGAATTTGGACACACACAAGGAGTTGAAGCAACAACAGGACCTTTAGGTCAAGGTTTTGCTATGGGTGTTGGTATGGCTCTTGCTGAAAGTCATTTAGCAGGTCAATATAACACTGAAAACTACGAAGTTGTAAACCACTTTACATACGTTTTGTGTGGAGATGGTGATTTACAAGAAGGTGTATGTCAAGAATCAATAAGTTTTGCTGGAAGATATAAACTAAATAAATTGATTGTTTTACATGATTCAAATGACATTCAACTTGATGCACCTGTAGAGGTTGCTCAAGCAGAAGATATTCAAGCAAAATTCAAAGCAGCTGGTTGAAATACTTTAAAAGTTGAAAATGGTGAAGATTTAAATGAAATTGAAAAAGCTATTTTATTTGCTCAAAATAGTGATAAACCAACTTATATTGAAGTAAAAACAGTTATTGGAATTGGTGCAACAAACCAAGGAACTACAAAAGTTCATGGAGCACCTTTAGGTGGAGATATTTCAACAGTTAAAGAATATTTTAATTGAAATGAAGAAGAATTCACAATACCAAGTGATGTATATAATTTTTGAAACGTTAATGTTGCAAATAGAGGATTTGCAACAAATGATCAATGAGATAGAATGTTTGAACTTTACAAAAAAGAAAATCCTCAATTAGCTGAACAATTGTTAAAATCAATTAATAAAGAATGAAATATTGATTTAAAAGACTTAGAAACACTTAATAAAGGAACAGAACAAGCCACTAGAGTAAGTAGTGGAGAGGTTTTCAACTTATTAAGCAAAAACATACCAGCTATAATTGGTGGAAGTGCTGACTTATGTGAGTCTACAAAAATCAAAGGTGCAGATGGAAATTATGATTTTGATAACACTAGCGGAAGAAATATTATGTATGGTGTTAGAGAATTTGCAATGAGTGCAATAAACAATGGTATTGCACTACACGGTGGATTATTACCAGTTGGATCAGGATTCTTTGTGTTTGCTGATTACTTAAAACCAGCTTTAAGAATGAGTTCAATTATGAATATTCAAACACTAAGTGTATTTACTCACGATTCAGTTGCAGTTGGTGAAGATGGACCAACTCACCAACCAATAGAACAACTTGCAATGTTAAGAAGTATACCGAACATGAGTGTTTTTAGACCTTGTGATATGGCAGAAACAATAGCAAGTTACTACAACGCTTTAAATGATAAAAATAATCCAAGCGTTATTATAGCAACACGTCAAAATTTAAAAGAATTAAATCATTCAAAAGATATTGTTGAAGAAGTTAAAAAGGGAGCTTATATATTAAGTGAGACAAAAGATGCAAACATTACTTTAATAGCAACAGGTAGCGAAGTTTCTCTTGCACTTGATGTTAAAGAAGAACTTGAAAATAAAGGACAAAAAGTTAATGTTGTTTCAATGCCTAATATGAATAAATTCTTAAAACAATCAAAAGAATATCAAGATTCAATAATCAATAGAAAAACTTTAAGATTTTCAATTGAATTAGGTTCAACTTATGGATGACATAGATTCTTAGGTGATGATGGTAAAGCATATGGACTAGATACTTTTGGTTATTCAGCACCAGCAGATCATGTTATAAAAGAAATTAAATTCACAAGTGATGAAATTTCAAAAGACATATTATCTACATTAAAATAA
- a CDS encoding YneF family protein: MIAWWGALLIAIGAAIVGGIIGFIITRKVIQKQLRDNPPINENQIRAMYRSMGRKPTEADIKKTMNAVKRGK; the protein is encoded by the coding sequence ATGATAGCTTGATGAGGAGCATTATTAATAGCAATAGGGGCAGCGATTGTTGGAGGGATAATTGGTTTTATAATAACAAGAAAAGTTATTCAAAAACAATTAAGAGATAACCCACCAATTAACGAAAACCAAATTAGAGCTATGTATAGAAGTATGGGTAGAAAACCTACTGAAGCAGATATCAAAAAAACAATGAATGCTGTTAAAAGAGGAAAATAA
- a CDS encoding MBL fold metallo-hydrolase — protein MIQVFTCNDFKRVNAFLMHNEDKKAILFDTGYLAYKDIIDFVEKNNIQITDIFITHGHFPHFYGINEICKNQNNPNVFIGKEDLLNLFDSSKNLSELFEGVGSYIAEPIKNLKVISEETTLDLNGYKVNIYRKNSHTEGSLIFEIPEKKFIFTGDFILKDESYLVDGIMQLDDENEKNAKEIFNWIISAFDKNYSVFTGHYDYGFEIRNILEDKEAKLLRKYIEKD, from the coding sequence ATGATACAGGTTTTCACTTGTAATGACTTTAAAAGAGTTAATGCATTCTTAATGCATAATGAAGATAAAAAAGCTATATTATTCGATACAGGATATTTAGCATATAAAGATATAATTGATTTTGTTGAAAAAAATAATATTCAAATTACAGATATCTTTATAACACATGGACATTTCCCTCATTTTTATGGAATAAATGAGATATGTAAAAATCAAAATAATCCTAACGTTTTTATTGGAAAAGAAGACTTATTAAATTTATTTGATTCTTCAAAAAACCTTAGTGAATTATTCGAAGGAGTAGGTAGCTATATAGCAGAACCTATAAAAAATTTAAAAGTAATTTCAGAAGAAACTACTTTAGATTTAAATGGATACAAAGTAAATATTTACAGAAAGAATTCTCATACAGAAGGATCTTTAATATTCGAAATACCTGAAAAGAAATTTATCTTTACAGGTGACTTTATTCTTAAAGATGAAAGTTATCTAGTTGACGGAATTATGCAATTAGATGATGAAAACGAAAAAAATGCAAAAGAAATATTCAATTGAATTATTTCTGCATTTGATAAAAACTATAGTGTATTCACAGGACATTATGATTACGGATTCGAAATCAGAAATATTCTTGAAGACAAAGAGGCAAAATTACTAAGAAAGTATATTGAAAAAGATTAG
- the plsY gene encoding glycerol-3-phosphate 1-O-acyltransferase PlsY, which translates to MGWQIAAGTAIASVIAYLVGSFSFSITIVKLKTNKDVRDQGSKNAGATNASRIIGKKWGVGIMILDALKIIMAILIAVAISQIPHVIFRNTILIIPGLFALIGHCWPVYYKFKGGKAVSCFMGLMFTINWLMGIVMFGTWLSLVLISRKVSIGSIFAAILTAVLMWVPQISGLSTFDIDGSAFGPLYDSGKFTAVWYNEMHLWNNSAPVFDSFLIINIVTTISMIILLARHWQNIQRLLSGSEPAFLSERKSRIKKEAKANIAKTQKVAKATTAKKPAAKKTTKKVEETK; encoded by the coding sequence ATGGGATGACAAATAGCGGCCGGAACGGCCATTGCTTCTGTTATTGCTTATTTAGTAGGAAGTTTTTCTTTCTCGATAACAATAGTTAAATTGAAAACCAACAAAGATGTTAGAGATCAAGGAAGCAAAAATGCAGGAGCAACAAACGCAAGTAGGATTATTGGTAAAAAATGAGGAGTAGGTATTATGATACTGGATGCTCTTAAAATAATAATGGCTATTTTAATAGCAGTAGCTATTAGCCAAATTCCTCATGTTATATTTAGAAACACTATATTAATTATTCCTGGTTTATTTGCTTTAATTGGTCACTGTTGACCAGTTTATTATAAATTTAAAGGTGGTAAAGCAGTTAGTTGTTTTATGGGATTAATGTTTACAATTAACTGATTAATGGGAATTGTAATGTTTGGAACTTGATTATCTCTTGTTCTTATCTCAAGAAAAGTAAGTATTGGTTCAATATTTGCAGCAATACTAACTGCAGTATTAATGTGAGTACCTCAAATATCTGGTTTAAGTACTTTTGATATAGATGGTAGTGCATTTGGTCCTTTATATGATAGTGGTAAATTTACAGCTGTTTGATATAATGAAATGCATTTATGAAATAACAGTGCTCCAGTATTTGACAGCTTCTTAATCATTAACATTGTTACAACAATTTCAATGATTATATTATTAGCAAGACACTGACAAAACATTCAACGTTTATTAAGTGGAAGCGAACCTGCTTTCTTAAGTGAAAGAAAATCAAGAATTAAAAAAGAAGCTAAAGCTAATATTGCAAAAACACAAAAAGTTGCAAAAGCAACTACAGCTAAAAAACCAGCTGCTAAAAAAACAACTAAAAAAGTTGAAGAAACTAAATAA
- a CDS encoding riboflavin kinase gives MKNNTLAFFYNNLTMIMMNLEDSVGLIADFENWSKKEDKQIEELKKISKENNLKSTLFVVTSREMNYGLWNTDNITKKAQENEIDYVIFYSTNSMMDHMQDSDLYSNIANFLSIKKMIVSNNYIDNNYSRLKTDFIKENWLHNAIILETNETKDLNDNLNLLIESKFKEFKELNNLNYIFDARVSEGKKLGRTIGFPTINLITEERLPLTDGVYACEVYIDHLKESFLGAGCYWKNELNQDVFEIFLIDFDQEIYGWKVSVTLIEKLRENVKVDGLDKLKELLANDVENTKKHKK, from the coding sequence ATGAAGAATAATACATTAGCTTTTTTTTATAATAATTTAACTATGATAATGATGAATCTTGAAGATTCAGTAGGGTTAATTGCTGATTTTGAAAATTGAAGCAAAAAAGAAGATAAGCAAATAGAAGAATTAAAAAAAATATCTAAAGAAAATAACTTAAAATCAACTTTATTTGTAGTTACTTCAAGAGAAATGAATTATGGACTTTGAAACACAGATAATATAACTAAAAAAGCTCAAGAAAATGAAATAGACTATGTAATTTTTTACAGCACAAATTCAATGATGGATCATATGCAAGATTCTGACCTATACAGCAACATTGCAAACTTTTTAAGTATTAAAAAAATGATAGTTTCAAATAATTATATTGATAATAACTATTCAAGATTAAAAACTGACTTTATTAAAGAAAATTGATTACATAACGCAATTATTTTAGAAACTAACGAAACAAAAGACTTAAATGATAACTTGAATTTACTTATAGAAAGTAAATTCAAAGAATTTAAAGAATTAAATAACCTAAATTATATTTTTGATGCAAGAGTAAGTGAAGGTAAAAAACTTGGAAGAACAATAGGTTTTCCAACAATAAACTTAATAACAGAAGAGAGATTACCTTTAACTGATGGTGTATATGCTTGTGAAGTTTATATCGATCATTTAAAAGAAAGCTTTTTAGGAGCTGGATGTTATTGAAAGAACGAACTTAATCAGGATGTGTTTGAAATATTCTTAATAGATTTTGATCAAGAAATCTATGGTTGAAAAGTAAGTGTTACTTTAATAGAAAAATTAAGAGAAAACGTTAAAGTTGATGGTTTAGATAAATTAAAAGAACTATTGGCAAATGATGTTGAAAATACAAAGAAACATAAAAAATAA
- a CDS encoding deoxyribonuclease IV, with the protein MEKPKFYLGSHVGMNSANNYLIGSAQEAINNGANTLMFFTGAPQNTRRTETSKLNINEFKTLLIDNNIDINKVICHGPYTINLANTVKPETYELGVRLLKEELLRLEEIGVHTVVLHPGAAVGAPRELALQSIAKGLNEVYKELPNTPVRVALETMSGKGTEVCITFEEIKTVLDLVEAKDKVGVCFDTCHMHDAGYDVKNNFDKVVEEFDRVVGLDKLMAIHLNDSKNPISNHKDRHENIGYGYIGFEALANVVHNPLFKDLPIVLETPWIDGKVSPYKVEIEMIKNNKFTNSFKEKEII; encoded by the coding sequence ATGGAAAAACCAAAATTTTACTTAGGAAGTCATGTTGGAATGAATTCTGCAAATAATTATTTAATAGGAAGTGCACAAGAAGCAATTAATAACGGAGCAAATACATTAATGTTCTTTACTGGAGCTCCCCAAAATACAAGAAGAACAGAAACAAGTAAGTTAAACATAAATGAGTTTAAAACTTTACTTATTGATAATAATATTGATATTAATAAAGTAATTTGTCACGGCCCTTATACAATAAACTTAGCAAATACAGTTAAACCAGAAACTTATGAGCTTGGAGTAAGACTTTTAAAAGAAGAATTATTAAGACTAGAAGAAATAGGGGTTCACACAGTTGTTTTACATCCAGGAGCAGCTGTTGGAGCACCTAGAGAATTAGCTTTACAAAGTATTGCAAAAGGTTTAAATGAGGTTTATAAAGAATTGCCAAATACACCAGTTAGAGTTGCTTTAGAAACAATGTCAGGAAAAGGAACTGAAGTTTGTATAACTTTTGAAGAAATTAAAACAGTATTAGATTTAGTTGAAGCAAAAGATAAAGTAGGGGTTTGTTTTGATACTTGTCATATGCATGATGCTGGATATGATGTTAAAAACAACTTTGATAAAGTGGTTGAAGAATTTGATAGAGTAGTTGGTTTAGATAAATTAATGGCAATTCATTTAAATGATAGTAAAAACCCAATTTCAAACCATAAAGATCGTCACGAAAACATCGGTTATGGTTATATTGGATTTGAAGCTCTTGCAAACGTTGTTCACAACCCATTATTTAAAGATTTACCAATAGTCTTAGAAACTCCGTGAATCGATGGAAAAGTAAGTCCTTATAAAGTAGAGATCGAAATGATTAAAAATAATAAGTTTACCAATTCTTTTAAAGAAAAAGAAATAATATAA